In a single window of the Nymphalis io chromosome 20, ilAglIoxx1.1, whole genome shotgun sequence genome:
- the LOC126776319 gene encoding fibroblast growth factor receptor homolog 1-like isoform X1 — MTRAAIAFWREMPIAVTFVIVALAYVVSARDIVLDDTYTVIEASTNERLRLICGLKPRNQIPTVRWFLDGKPVDGQSRQRMMQQKQWLRIKSFRAKDAGVYTCQNEDDKSKEMSVTIKHKPDLGPDNIEEYQSDVDVLRPMPEILAQHSAPLVDNNTIDDNTTDQRHKEYDNTKDDDLDDKNEKDHLNYGHVDDTKSKYAPKFKHPSKMYNMEMKPAGSSIRFKCAAEGNPMPNITWYKNSGTPISRSYFKPSYGKWSMALDELTKADNGNYTCKVCSELGCIQHTYTLHIQERLYAKPVLTQAAVNQTKLVGETARFSCEFLTDLHPSLYWMYFTKHEYIYNETTTDASTKESVVYKDVTKIVTSENPEDKPEQLTIYNVTKEDEGWYVCVALNTLGNTTAKGYLTVLDSLPITEALDHGKHTVLINVLTAVLGAMFFVAAIIVVMIFKKLRQEKEKKQLAIETARAVIVTHWTKKVTVEKPQMNGTPNAAGEGLLMPVVKIEKQKLSQVQGNTCDSMMMSEYELPVDIDWEVPRESLCIGKILGEGEFGKVVKAECVGILKPGLQSVVAVKMLKEGHTDAEMMALVSEMEMMKMIGKHVNIINLLGCCTQDGPLYVIVEYAPNGNLREFLRNHRPGNRYESTTEDTKEKKTLTQKDLVSFSYQVARGMEYLASRRCIHRDLAARNVLVSDDCVLKIADFGLAKDVHSNDYYRKKTEGRLPVRWMAPESLYHKVFTTQTDVWSFGVLLWEIMTLGGTPYPTVPGQYMYQHLSAGHRMEKPPCCSLEIYMLMRECWSFSPGDRPSFTELVEDLDKILTVTANQEYLDLGLPQLDTPPSSYDGSGDESDSEFPFIK, encoded by the exons ATGATACATACACAGTAATAGAAGCATCGACAAATGAAAGACTGCGTCTTATATGCGGATTGAAGCCGAGGAATCAGATACCGACAGTACGATGGTTTTTAGACGGAAAACCGGTGGACGGCCAGTCGAGACAGCGAATGATGCAACAGAAACAATG GCTAAGAATAAAGTCATTCCGGGCGAAAGATGCTGGAGTGTATACGTGCCAAAATGAAGATGACAAAAGCAAGGAAATGAGTGTCACAATTAAACATAAGCCAGATCTCGGTCCTGACAACATCGAGG aatatcaATCAGATGTGGACGTTCTAAGACCGATGCCTGAAATACTAGCACAACATTCAGCTCCTCTCGttgataataatacaattgatGATAACACGACAGATCAAAGACATAAAGAATATGATAACACAAAAGACGACGACCTCgatgataaaaatgaaaaagatcATCTTAATTATGGACACGTTGATGACACAAAATCGAAATACGCGCCAAAGTTTAAGCATCCCTCGAAAATGTATAATATGGAAATGAAACCAGCGGGAAGTTCGATTCGTTTTAAATGCGCTGCTGAAG gtaATCCAATGCCGAATATCACATGGTACAAAAATAGTGGTACTCCTATATCAAGAAGTTATTTTAAACCATCATACGGTAAATGGTCTATGGCACTCGATGAACTCACGAAAGCAGACAATGGAAACTACACGTGCAAAGTTTGCAGTGAATTGGGGTGTATTcaacacacatacacactaCACATACAAG AGCGTCTATACGCGAAGCCTGTGCTAACACAAGCGGCCGTCAATCAGACCAAGTTGGTCGGTGAAACGGCTAGATTCAGCTGCGAATTCCTAACAGATCTTCATCCGTCCCTTTACTGGATGTATTTCACGAAACATGAGTACATATATAACGAGACTACCACAGACGCTTCGACTAAAGAGTCCGTTGTATACAAAGACGTTACAAAGATAGTTACG agcgaaaatcctgaagataaacCAGAACAGCTGACGATATACAATGTGACTAAAGAAGATGAAGGCTGGTATGTCTGTGTTGCTCTAAATACACTTGGAAACACCACGGCTAAAGGATACTTGACTGTTTTAGATT cgTTGCCGATAACAGAAGCATTAGATCATGGAAAACATACAGTACTTATTAATGTTCTGACCGCGGTGCTGGGTGCGATGTTCTTTGTTGCCGCTATTATCGTggtaatgatatttaaaaaattgagacAAGAGAAAGAGAAGAAACAATTAGCGATAGAAACGGCAAGAGCAGTTATAGTGACGCATTGGACGAAGAAGGTAACTGTGGAGAAGCCGCAAATGAACGGAACACCGAATGCTGCTGGAGAAGGATTG TTAATGCCAGTGGTAAAGATCGAAAAACAGAAGCTGTCACAAGTCCAAGGCAATACATGTGATTCAATGATGATGTCAGAGTACGAGTTGCCAGTTGATATAGATTGGGAGGTTCCCAGAGAGTCTCTATGTATTGGGAAGATCTTAGGAGAAGGAGAATTTGGAAAGGTCGTGAAGGCGGAATGTGTAGGAATACTGAAACCAGGATTACAGTCTGTCGTGGCCGTCAAGATGTTGAAAG AGGGCCACACAGACGCAGAGATGATGGCGTTAGTATCTGAAATGGAAATGATGAAGATGATAGGGAAACACGTAAACATCATCAATTTGTTAGGATGTTGCACACAAGACGGACCTTTATACGTCATAGTGGAATATGCACCTAATGGCAATCTAAGAGAGTTTCTTAGAAACCATCGACCTGGAAACag atacgAATCTACTACTGAAGATAcgaaagaaaagaaaacattaacaCAAAAAGATCTTGTATCATTCTCCTACCAAGTTGCGAGGGGAATGGAGTACTTGGCGTCCAGGCGG TGTATCCATCGTGACTTAGCAGCTCGTAACGTGCTGGTGTCAGACGATTGTGTACTCAAAATCGCAGATTTCGGTCTCGCGAAGGACGTCCACAGCAACGACTACTATCGCAAGAAAACAGAAGGCAGACTGCCTGTTCGGTGGATGGCTCCTGAGTCGTTGTATCACAAAGTCTTCACAACTCAGACTGACGT CTGGTCGTTTGGTGTGTTGTTGTGGGAGATCATGACCCTGGGCGGAACTCCGTACCCAACGGTCCCGGGACAGTACATGTACCAGCACCTCAGCGCTGGACATCGGATGGAGAAACCACCGTGTTGTAGTCTTGAAAT ATACATGTTGATGCGAGAGTGCTGGTCCTTCTCTCCTGGCGACCGACCATCATTCACAGAGTTGGTCGAGGATTTGGACAAAATATTGACGGTAACCGCTAACCAGGAATACTTGGACTTGGGTCTACCACAGCTTGATACCCCACCATCTAGCTACGACGGCTCTGGTGATGAAAGTGATAGTGAATTtccattcattaaataa
- the LOC126776319 gene encoding fibroblast growth factor receptor homolog 1-like isoform X2 yields the protein MTRAAIAFWREMPIAVTFVIVALAYVVSARDIVLDDTYTVIEASTNERLRLICGLKPRNQIPTVRWFLDGKPVDGQSRQRMMQQKQWLRIKSFRAKDAGVYTCQNEDDKSKEMSVTIKHKPDLGPDNIEEYQSDVDVLRPMPEILAQHSAPLVDNNTIDDNTTDQRHKEYDNTKDDDLDDKNEKDHLNYGHVDDTKSKYAPKFKHPSKMYNMEMKPAGSSIRFKCAAEGNPMPNITWYKNSGTPISRSYFKPSYGKWSMALDELTKADNGNYTCKVCSELGCIQHTYTLHIQERYPSKPYIKEGHPGNITVLVNETVQLTCPPVSDLEPFLYWIRPTNYSVKDTEVGPSDAPAPVGDLVESENPEDKPEQLTIYNVTKEDEGWYVCVALNTLGNTTAKGYLTVLDSLPITEALDHGKHTVLINVLTAVLGAMFFVAAIIVVMIFKKLRQEKEKKQLAIETARAVIVTHWTKKVTVEKPQMNGTPNAAGEGLLMPVVKIEKQKLSQVQGNTCDSMMMSEYELPVDIDWEVPRESLCIGKILGEGEFGKVVKAECVGILKPGLQSVVAVKMLKEGHTDAEMMALVSEMEMMKMIGKHVNIINLLGCCTQDGPLYVIVEYAPNGNLREFLRNHRPGNRYESTTEDTKEKKTLTQKDLVSFSYQVARGMEYLASRRCIHRDLAARNVLVSDDCVLKIADFGLAKDVHSNDYYRKKTEGRLPVRWMAPESLYHKVFTTQTDVWSFGVLLWEIMTLGGTPYPTVPGQYMYQHLSAGHRMEKPPCCSLEIYMLMRECWSFSPGDRPSFTELVEDLDKILTVTANQEYLDLGLPQLDTPPSSYDGSGDESDSEFPFIK from the exons ATGATACATACACAGTAATAGAAGCATCGACAAATGAAAGACTGCGTCTTATATGCGGATTGAAGCCGAGGAATCAGATACCGACAGTACGATGGTTTTTAGACGGAAAACCGGTGGACGGCCAGTCGAGACAGCGAATGATGCAACAGAAACAATG GCTAAGAATAAAGTCATTCCGGGCGAAAGATGCTGGAGTGTATACGTGCCAAAATGAAGATGACAAAAGCAAGGAAATGAGTGTCACAATTAAACATAAGCCAGATCTCGGTCCTGACAACATCGAGG aatatcaATCAGATGTGGACGTTCTAAGACCGATGCCTGAAATACTAGCACAACATTCAGCTCCTCTCGttgataataatacaattgatGATAACACGACAGATCAAAGACATAAAGAATATGATAACACAAAAGACGACGACCTCgatgataaaaatgaaaaagatcATCTTAATTATGGACACGTTGATGACACAAAATCGAAATACGCGCCAAAGTTTAAGCATCCCTCGAAAATGTATAATATGGAAATGAAACCAGCGGGAAGTTCGATTCGTTTTAAATGCGCTGCTGAAG gtaATCCAATGCCGAATATCACATGGTACAAAAATAGTGGTACTCCTATATCAAGAAGTTATTTTAAACCATCATACGGTAAATGGTCTATGGCACTCGATGAACTCACGAAAGCAGACAATGGAAACTACACGTGCAAAGTTTGCAGTGAATTGGGGTGTATTcaacacacatacacactaCACATACAAG AACGTTATCCGTCGAAGCCGTATATAAAAGAGGGTCACCCTGGGAACATCACGGTGCTCGTAAACGAAACCGTGCAGTTGACCTGCCCACCGGTTTCCGATTTGGAACCATTCCTTTACTGGATCAGACCAACAAATTATTCCGTAAAAGATACTGAAGTTGGACCAAGTGACGCACCAGCTCCCGTCGGTGATCTTGTTGAG agcgaaaatcctgaagataaacCAGAACAGCTGACGATATACAATGTGACTAAAGAAGATGAAGGCTGGTATGTCTGTGTTGCTCTAAATACACTTGGAAACACCACGGCTAAAGGATACTTGACTGTTTTAGATT cgTTGCCGATAACAGAAGCATTAGATCATGGAAAACATACAGTACTTATTAATGTTCTGACCGCGGTGCTGGGTGCGATGTTCTTTGTTGCCGCTATTATCGTggtaatgatatttaaaaaattgagacAAGAGAAAGAGAAGAAACAATTAGCGATAGAAACGGCAAGAGCAGTTATAGTGACGCATTGGACGAAGAAGGTAACTGTGGAGAAGCCGCAAATGAACGGAACACCGAATGCTGCTGGAGAAGGATTG TTAATGCCAGTGGTAAAGATCGAAAAACAGAAGCTGTCACAAGTCCAAGGCAATACATGTGATTCAATGATGATGTCAGAGTACGAGTTGCCAGTTGATATAGATTGGGAGGTTCCCAGAGAGTCTCTATGTATTGGGAAGATCTTAGGAGAAGGAGAATTTGGAAAGGTCGTGAAGGCGGAATGTGTAGGAATACTGAAACCAGGATTACAGTCTGTCGTGGCCGTCAAGATGTTGAAAG AGGGCCACACAGACGCAGAGATGATGGCGTTAGTATCTGAAATGGAAATGATGAAGATGATAGGGAAACACGTAAACATCATCAATTTGTTAGGATGTTGCACACAAGACGGACCTTTATACGTCATAGTGGAATATGCACCTAATGGCAATCTAAGAGAGTTTCTTAGAAACCATCGACCTGGAAACag atacgAATCTACTACTGAAGATAcgaaagaaaagaaaacattaacaCAAAAAGATCTTGTATCATTCTCCTACCAAGTTGCGAGGGGAATGGAGTACTTGGCGTCCAGGCGG TGTATCCATCGTGACTTAGCAGCTCGTAACGTGCTGGTGTCAGACGATTGTGTACTCAAAATCGCAGATTTCGGTCTCGCGAAGGACGTCCACAGCAACGACTACTATCGCAAGAAAACAGAAGGCAGACTGCCTGTTCGGTGGATGGCTCCTGAGTCGTTGTATCACAAAGTCTTCACAACTCAGACTGACGT CTGGTCGTTTGGTGTGTTGTTGTGGGAGATCATGACCCTGGGCGGAACTCCGTACCCAACGGTCCCGGGACAGTACATGTACCAGCACCTCAGCGCTGGACATCGGATGGAGAAACCACCGTGTTGTAGTCTTGAAAT ATACATGTTGATGCGAGAGTGCTGGTCCTTCTCTCCTGGCGACCGACCATCATTCACAGAGTTGGTCGAGGATTTGGACAAAATATTGACGGTAACCGCTAACCAGGAATACTTGGACTTGGGTCTACCACAGCTTGATACCCCACCATCTAGCTACGACGGCTCTGGTGATGAAAGTGATAGTGAATTtccattcattaaataa